A single region of the Grus americana isolate bGruAme1 chromosome 3, bGruAme1.mat, whole genome shotgun sequence genome encodes:
- the PPM1G gene encoding protein phosphatase 1G isoform X1: MGAYLSQPNTVKSSGDGAGLGPRPLHFGFSAMQGWRVSMEDAHNCIPELDSETAMFSVYDGHGGEEVALYCAKYLPEIIKDQKAYKEGKLQKALEDAFLAIDAKLTTEEVIKELSQMAGRPQDDDDEKEKVADEDDVDNEEAALLHEEATMTIEELLTRYGQNCTKNLKNKSLAPAGENTAEGTGKQHDGESNMNGEADPGELTDHKERKNGKPDEEITGISSTSDKASTGGNSPALQKPELGKGDEAVTSSTGEAGPSCSSTGKPQRTTKSKFFEDSEDESDEVEEEEEDSEECSEDEDGYSSEEAENEDDEDDTEEAEEDEDEEEEMLLPGMEGKEEPGSDSGTTAVVALIRGKQLIVANAGDSRCVVSEGGKAVDMSYDHKPEDEVELARIKNAGGKVTMDGRVNGGLNLSRAIGDHFYKRNKNLPPEEQMISALPDIKVLTINDDHDFMVIACDGIWNVMSSQEVVDFIHSKITQKDENGVLRPLSSIVEELLDQCLAPDTSGDGTGCDNMTCIIISFKPRNTHPPAESGKRKLEDTAAPAAPAEENGGDNNKKAKLE; encoded by the exons ATGGGCGCCTACCTGTCGCAGCCCAACACGGTGAAGAGCTCGGGGGACGGGGCCGGGCTCGGGCCGCGCCCGCTCCACTTCGGCTTCAGCGCCATGCAGGGCTGGCGCGTCTCCATGGAG GATGCACACAACTGCATACCCGAGCTGGACAGTGAAACAGCCATGTTCTCAGTCTACGATGGACACGGAG GAGAAGAAGTTGCCCTGTACTGTGCCAAGTATCTTCCTGAGATAATCAAAGACCAGAAGGCCTATAAGGAAGGCAAATTGCAAAAG GCCCTGGAAGATGCCTTCTTGGCCATAGATGCCAAGCTCACCACTGAGGAGGTGATTAAAGAGCTCTCTCAGATGGCTGGGCGACCccaagatgatgatgatgagaaGGAGAAAGTTGCTGATGAAGATGATG TGGATAATGAGGAAGCTGCTCTTCTGCATGAAGAAGCCACAATGACCATTGAGGAACTTCTCACACGTTATGGACAAAACTGCACTAAGAACCTCAAAAACAAGTCTTTAGCTCCAGCTGGGGAGAACACTGCAGAGGGGACAGGCAAGCAGCATGATGGGGAGTCAAATATGAATGGAGAGGCTGACCCGGGGGAGCTTACCGACCACAAGGAGAGGAAGAATGGGAAGCCAGATGAAGAAATCACGGGTATTTCCTCCACCTCAGACAAAGCCAGCACTGGAGGcaacagccctgctctgcagaagccTGAACTAGGCAAAGGTGACGAGGCCGTCACCTCTTCTACTGGGGAGGCCGGGCCCTCCTGCTCCTCTACGGGAAAGCCCCAGCGCACAACCAAATCCAAATTTTTTGAGGACAGTGAGGATGAGTCAGATGAGgttgaggaagaggaggaagacagtGAG GAATGCAGTGAAGATGAGGATGGTTACAGTAGTGAAGAGGCAGagaatgaagatgatgaagatgacactgaagaagcagaggaagatgaggatgaagaggaggaaatgttGTTACCAGGCAtggaggggaaagaggag CCTGGCTCTGACAGCGGGACAACTGCTGTTGTGGCGCTTATCCGAGGCAAGCAGCTGATTGTGGCTAACGCTGGAGACTCTCGTTGTGTGGTGTCAGAAGGTGGCAAAGCTGTTGACATGTCATATGACCACAAGCCGGAGGATGAGGTGGAGCTGGCCAGGATAAAGAACGCTGGTGGCAAAGTCACCATGGATGGGAGAGTGAATGGCGGTCTCAACCTCTCCAGGGCAATCG GTGATCACTTCTACAAGCGGAACAAGAATCTGCCTCCAGAAGAACAGATGATCTCTGCCTTGCCTGACATCAAGGTGCTGACAATAAATGATGACCACGATTTCATGGTCATTGCCTGTGATGGAATCTG GAATGTGATGAGCAGCCAGGAAGTGGTGGATTTCATCCACTCCAAGATCACCCAAAAGGATGAGAATGGAGTCCTGAGGCCGCTCTCTTCCATTGTAGAAGAG ctgctggaTCAGTGTTTGGCTCCAGACACCTCAGGGGATGGCACTGGCTGCGATAACATGACCTGCATCATTATCAGTTTCAAACCCCGTAATACACACCCACCTGCTGAAAGTGGGAAGCGGAAACTGGAGGACAcggcagcaccagcagcaccagcagaagAGAACGGTGGTGATAACAACAAGAAGGCCAAGCTGGAATAG
- the PPM1G gene encoding protein phosphatase 1G isoform X2: protein MFSVYDGHGGEEVALYCAKYLPEIIKDQKAYKEGKLQKALEDAFLAIDAKLTTEEVIKELSQMAGRPQDDDDEKEKVADEDDVDNEEAALLHEEATMTIEELLTRYGQNCTKNLKNKSLAPAGENTAEGTGKQHDGESNMNGEADPGELTDHKERKNGKPDEEITGISSTSDKASTGGNSPALQKPELGKGDEAVTSSTGEAGPSCSSTGKPQRTTKSKFFEDSEDESDEVEEEEEDSEECSEDEDGYSSEEAENEDDEDDTEEAEEDEDEEEEMLLPGMEGKEEPGSDSGTTAVVALIRGKQLIVANAGDSRCVVSEGGKAVDMSYDHKPEDEVELARIKNAGGKVTMDGRVNGGLNLSRAIGDHFYKRNKNLPPEEQMISALPDIKVLTINDDHDFMVIACDGIWNVMSSQEVVDFIHSKITQKDENGVLRPLSSIVEELLDQCLAPDTSGDGTGCDNMTCIIISFKPRNTHPPAESGKRKLEDTAAPAAPAEENGGDNNKKAKLE from the exons ATGTTCTCAGTCTACGATGGACACGGAG GAGAAGAAGTTGCCCTGTACTGTGCCAAGTATCTTCCTGAGATAATCAAAGACCAGAAGGCCTATAAGGAAGGCAAATTGCAAAAG GCCCTGGAAGATGCCTTCTTGGCCATAGATGCCAAGCTCACCACTGAGGAGGTGATTAAAGAGCTCTCTCAGATGGCTGGGCGACCccaagatgatgatgatgagaaGGAGAAAGTTGCTGATGAAGATGATG TGGATAATGAGGAAGCTGCTCTTCTGCATGAAGAAGCCACAATGACCATTGAGGAACTTCTCACACGTTATGGACAAAACTGCACTAAGAACCTCAAAAACAAGTCTTTAGCTCCAGCTGGGGAGAACACTGCAGAGGGGACAGGCAAGCAGCATGATGGGGAGTCAAATATGAATGGAGAGGCTGACCCGGGGGAGCTTACCGACCACAAGGAGAGGAAGAATGGGAAGCCAGATGAAGAAATCACGGGTATTTCCTCCACCTCAGACAAAGCCAGCACTGGAGGcaacagccctgctctgcagaagccTGAACTAGGCAAAGGTGACGAGGCCGTCACCTCTTCTACTGGGGAGGCCGGGCCCTCCTGCTCCTCTACGGGAAAGCCCCAGCGCACAACCAAATCCAAATTTTTTGAGGACAGTGAGGATGAGTCAGATGAGgttgaggaagaggaggaagacagtGAG GAATGCAGTGAAGATGAGGATGGTTACAGTAGTGAAGAGGCAGagaatgaagatgatgaagatgacactgaagaagcagaggaagatgaggatgaagaggaggaaatgttGTTACCAGGCAtggaggggaaagaggag CCTGGCTCTGACAGCGGGACAACTGCTGTTGTGGCGCTTATCCGAGGCAAGCAGCTGATTGTGGCTAACGCTGGAGACTCTCGTTGTGTGGTGTCAGAAGGTGGCAAAGCTGTTGACATGTCATATGACCACAAGCCGGAGGATGAGGTGGAGCTGGCCAGGATAAAGAACGCTGGTGGCAAAGTCACCATGGATGGGAGAGTGAATGGCGGTCTCAACCTCTCCAGGGCAATCG GTGATCACTTCTACAAGCGGAACAAGAATCTGCCTCCAGAAGAACAGATGATCTCTGCCTTGCCTGACATCAAGGTGCTGACAATAAATGATGACCACGATTTCATGGTCATTGCCTGTGATGGAATCTG GAATGTGATGAGCAGCCAGGAAGTGGTGGATTTCATCCACTCCAAGATCACCCAAAAGGATGAGAATGGAGTCCTGAGGCCGCTCTCTTCCATTGTAGAAGAG ctgctggaTCAGTGTTTGGCTCCAGACACCTCAGGGGATGGCACTGGCTGCGATAACATGACCTGCATCATTATCAGTTTCAAACCCCGTAATACACACCCACCTGCTGAAAGTGGGAAGCGGAAACTGGAGGACAcggcagcaccagcagcaccagcagaagAGAACGGTGGTGATAACAACAAGAAGGCCAAGCTGGAATAG